The following are encoded in a window of Actinomyces oris genomic DNA:
- the pstA gene encoding phosphate ABC transporter permease PstA, whose protein sequence is MTPTNTPEPTAGAAPDGAVSRPDPAAAAGAAGETGTPAPKSLKAALAAAEAPAAPVDPLADPPTIEGVPLTSYRLPDWFIWAALGTAFVVVGGIGLLAGWSIAAVVALTALVWVVGATAVSWVREGERWGRNTLVTLLIYLSFAVVMVPLVSLVWMVLSGGSARFGYDFLTTNMRGADASNGGFYHGIVGTLQITGIATLISVPLGLFTAVFLVEYNGGWIARAITFLVDVMTGIPSIVAGLFAYSIFLIAAGPRYQAGIIGAVALSVLMTPVVIRGVEEMLKLVPSHLREASYALGVPKWLTIVKVVLRTAVAGITTSVMIAIARVIGETAPLLITVGLTIRTNTNPLDGSMSTLPVLVYDQYSRGEAAAMERAWAGALTLIILVMLLNLAARLISKYFSPKGGRR, encoded by the coding sequence ATGACGCCCACGAACACCCCCGAGCCCACCGCCGGCGCCGCTCCCGACGGCGCGGTCTCCCGCCCCGACCCGGCCGCCGCTGCCGGTGCGGCCGGCGAGACCGGCACCCCCGCGCCCAAGTCACTCAAGGCCGCGCTCGCGGCCGCCGAGGCCCCGGCCGCCCCCGTCGACCCCTTGGCCGACCCGCCCACCATCGAGGGCGTGCCCCTGACCTCCTACCGCCTGCCCGACTGGTTCATCTGGGCGGCGCTGGGAACCGCCTTTGTCGTCGTCGGCGGGATCGGCCTGCTGGCCGGGTGGAGCATCGCCGCCGTCGTCGCCCTGACCGCCCTGGTGTGGGTGGTGGGCGCCACCGCCGTCTCCTGGGTGCGCGAGGGCGAGCGCTGGGGCCGCAACACCCTGGTGACCCTCCTCATCTACCTGTCCTTCGCCGTCGTCATGGTGCCGCTGGTCTCCCTGGTGTGGATGGTCCTGTCGGGCGGCTCGGCCCGCTTCGGCTACGACTTCCTGACCACGAACATGCGTGGCGCCGACGCCTCCAACGGCGGCTTCTACCACGGCATCGTCGGCACCCTCCAGATCACCGGGATCGCCACCCTCATCTCGGTACCCCTGGGGCTGTTCACCGCCGTCTTCCTCGTGGAGTACAACGGCGGCTGGATCGCCCGGGCCATCACCTTCCTCGTCGACGTCATGACCGGCATCCCCTCGATCGTGGCCGGGCTGTTCGCCTACTCGATCTTCCTCATCGCGGCCGGTCCCCGCTACCAGGCCGGCATCATCGGGGCCGTCGCCTTAAGCGTCCTCATGACGCCGGTGGTCATCCGCGGCGTGGAGGAGATGCTCAAGCTCGTCCCCTCCCACCTGCGCGAGGCCTCCTACGCGCTGGGCGTGCCCAAATGGCTCACCATCGTCAAGGTCGTGCTGCGCACCGCGGTGGCCGGCATCACCACCTCCGTCATGATCGCTATCGCCCGCGTCATCGGCGAGACCGCCCCGCTGCTCATCACTGTGGGCCTGACGATCCGCACCAACACCAACCCGCTGGACGGCTCCATGTCCACCCTGCCGGTACTCGTCTACGACCAGTACTCCCGCGGGGAGGCCGCCGCCATGGAGCGGGCCTGGGCCGGGGCACTGACCCTCATCATCCTGGTCATGCTGCTCAACCTCGCGGCCCGCCTCATCTCCAAGTACTTCAGCCCTAAGGGTGGCCGGCGCTAG
- the pstB gene encoding phosphate ABC transporter ATP-binding protein PstB, protein MSKRIDVIGENIYYGDFLAVKDVNVVIEPKSVTALIGPSGCGKSTFLRTLNRMHETIPGARVEGQVIVDGVNLYGPGVDAVQVRRAIGMVFQRPNPFPTMSIAENVLAGVRLNNRRIKKSDADDLVEASLRGANLWDEVKDRLDRPGLGLSGGQQQRLCIARAIAVKPAVLLMDEPCSALDPISTLAIEDLISELKTDYTIVIVTHNMQQASRVSDMTGFFNLEATGKPGHLVEYDSTDKIFSAPSQQATEDYISGRFG, encoded by the coding sequence GTGTCCAAGCGCATCGACGTCATCGGCGAGAACATCTACTACGGCGACTTCCTGGCCGTGAAGGACGTCAACGTCGTCATCGAGCCCAAGTCCGTCACCGCCCTCATCGGCCCCTCCGGCTGCGGGAAGTCCACCTTCCTGCGCACCCTCAACCGCATGCACGAGACCATCCCCGGTGCCCGGGTCGAGGGGCAGGTCATCGTCGATGGTGTCAACCTCTACGGTCCCGGCGTCGATGCCGTCCAGGTGCGCCGCGCCATCGGCATGGTCTTCCAGCGGCCCAACCCCTTCCCCACCATGTCCATCGCCGAGAACGTCCTGGCCGGCGTGCGCCTCAACAACCGGCGCATCAAGAAGTCCGACGCGGACGACCTGGTGGAGGCCTCCCTGCGCGGGGCCAACCTGTGGGACGAGGTCAAGGACCGTCTGGACCGGCCGGGCCTGGGACTGTCCGGCGGCCAGCAGCAGCGCCTGTGCATCGCCCGTGCCATCGCGGTCAAGCCCGCCGTCCTGCTCATGGACGAGCCCTGCTCCGCCCTGGACCCCATCTCCACGCTCGCCATCGAGGACCTCATCTCCGAGCTCAAGACGGACTACACGATCGTCATCGTCACCCACAACATGCAGCAGGCCTCGCGCGTGAGCGACATGACCGGATTCTTCAACCTGGAGGCCACCGGCAAGCCGGGGCACCTGGTCGAGTACGACTCCACCGACAAGATCTTCTCCGCCCCCAGCCAGCAAGCCACCGAGGACTACATCTCGGGCCGCTTCGGCTGA
- a CDS encoding winged helix-turn-helix domain-containing protein, translating into MRIIMFTRESDATDVLPATAFLDSPVECLPPMPSSYAEVDSADVVMIDARGDLTRARALCQLFTGPMDCPPIILIVEEGGAAAVQIDWGAADFVMAGAKPAELSARLRLLRAHVPVVDETDDDRIDVGDLVIDVTAYTARLRGTILDLTYKEFELLKFLAANQGRVLTRDALLHEVWGEDYIGGSRTVDVHIRRLRAKLGTEHDNLIGTVRNVGYRLDAPEDA; encoded by the coding sequence ATGCGGATCATCATGTTCACTCGTGAGAGTGACGCCACTGACGTCCTGCCGGCGACTGCCTTCCTCGACTCCCCGGTGGAGTGCCTCCCCCCGATGCCCTCCTCCTACGCGGAGGTGGACAGCGCTGACGTCGTCATGATCGACGCCCGCGGGGACCTGACCCGGGCCCGCGCCCTGTGCCAGCTCTTCACCGGCCCCATGGACTGCCCGCCCATCATCCTCATCGTGGAGGAGGGCGGCGCCGCCGCGGTGCAGATCGACTGGGGAGCCGCCGACTTCGTCATGGCCGGCGCCAAGCCCGCCGAGCTGTCGGCCCGGCTGCGGCTGCTGCGCGCCCACGTCCCGGTCGTGGACGAGACCGACGACGACCGCATCGACGTGGGTGACCTCGTCATTGACGTCACCGCCTACACGGCCCGACTGCGCGGCACGATCCTGGATCTGACCTACAAGGAGTTCGAGCTGCTGAAGTTCCTGGCCGCCAACCAGGGGCGGGTCCTGACCCGAGACGCGCTCCTGCACGAGGTGTGGGGCGAGGACTACATCGGCGGCTCGCGCACGGTGGACGTGCACATCCGTCGCCTGCGCGCCAAGCTGGGCACCGAGCACGACAACCTCATCGGCACGGTGCGCAACGTCGGCTACCGCCTGGACGCCCCCGAGGACGCCTGA
- a CDS encoding FABP family protein produces the protein MAFTLPDDLAPELYPLAWLAGTWRGYGILTYGETVPEQAVYQEMTFDHDGGPYLRQTTTIWTVDATRSKNLDFEMPGLQGASLLAPAQIWSTETTYWRPVGQEQPDGAETTEPAEDDADTKGSGGPLVPVTQLELVSADPAGHVAVWEGWIQGPRAQVGTQAVGRARTAVPVEEMTRMFGLVGGDLMWTQDMAAFGQSEVTTYASGRLGRVDDLDDPAAQPGSALDPAEPEGESSTSSSPASDDAEPTA, from the coding sequence ATGGCATTCACGCTTCCTGACGACCTGGCACCCGAGCTCTACCCGCTGGCCTGGCTGGCCGGCACCTGGCGCGGCTACGGCATCCTCACCTACGGCGAGACCGTGCCCGAGCAGGCCGTATACCAGGAGATGACCTTCGACCACGACGGCGGCCCCTACCTGCGCCAGACCACCACCATCTGGACGGTCGACGCCACCCGCTCCAAGAACCTCGACTTCGAGATGCCCGGCCTCCAGGGCGCCTCCCTCCTGGCCCCCGCCCAGATCTGGTCCACCGAGACCACCTACTGGCGGCCTGTCGGCCAGGAGCAACCCGATGGCGCCGAGACCACTGAGCCCGCCGAGGACGACGCCGACACCAAGGGCTCCGGCGGTCCGCTCGTCCCCGTCACTCAGCTCGAGCTCGTCTCGGCCGACCCTGCCGGCCACGTCGCCGTCTGGGAGGGCTGGATCCAGGGGCCGCGCGCCCAGGTCGGCACCCAGGCCGTGGGCCGGGCCCGCACCGCTGTCCCCGTGGAGGAGATGACCCGCATGTTCGGGCTCGTGGGCGGCGACCTCATGTGGACCCAGGACATGGCCGCCTTCGGCCAGAGCGAGGTGACTACTTACGCCTCCGGCCGCCTCGGCCGCGTCGACGACTTAGATGACCCCGCCGCCCAGCCCGGCTCCGCCCTCGACCCGGCTGAGCCGGAGGGCGAGTCCTCCACCTCCTCCTCTCCCGCCTCCGACGACGCCGAGCCGACCGCCTGA
- a CDS encoding YgfZ/GcvT domain-containing protein, producing MRPSPLLNRPGAVASAPDDPDGAVPAHLGDPGREQAALAEGRAVCALARDVVTVTGQDRLSWLTTLSSQVLTGLKPGDGGAETLLLDAQGHITHALAALDDGRTLWLVTEAGRGEALATFLDSMRFMLRVEVTERADVMALGALGEGLEALVQAARDTAPDASDSPAEAGDAEPQGSLIGLWRDPWPGVVEGGTSYDVGADRPHPGQGYRGGFVLVPDRSVNAVVSTFLAAGEGRRLAGALAWEALRIEAGRPRWAREADARAIPHELDWLRTAVHLTKGCYPGQETIARTLNLGRPPRRLTVLQLDGLGGDLPQPGASVRMGERTVGAVTSVARHHELGPIALALLRRAVPAGEQLTVEITEVDEATGETIPVGRVDAAQEVLVSPEGRAQASPAERPGAELRKGLRL from the coding sequence ATGCGCCCCTCCCCGCTGCTGAACCGACCCGGTGCCGTCGCCTCCGCCCCGGACGACCCCGACGGCGCTGTCCCCGCCCACCTCGGCGACCCCGGCCGCGAGCAGGCCGCCCTGGCCGAGGGGCGCGCGGTCTGCGCCCTGGCGCGCGACGTCGTCACCGTCACCGGGCAGGACCGCCTGAGCTGGCTGACCACGCTGTCCAGCCAGGTGCTCACCGGCCTGAAGCCCGGTGACGGCGGCGCAGAGACGCTGCTCCTCGACGCCCAGGGCCACATCACCCACGCGCTCGCGGCCCTCGACGACGGCCGCACGCTCTGGCTCGTCACGGAGGCCGGCCGCGGCGAGGCGCTGGCGACCTTCTTGGACTCCATGCGCTTCATGCTGCGCGTCGAGGTGACTGAGCGTGCCGACGTCATGGCGCTGGGCGCCCTGGGGGAGGGCCTCGAGGCCCTGGTCCAGGCGGCGCGCGACACCGCGCCGGACGCCTCCGATTCACCGGCCGAGGCCGGTGACGCCGAGCCTCAGGGCTCACTCATCGGCCTGTGGCGCGACCCGTGGCCGGGCGTCGTCGAAGGCGGCACGAGCTACGACGTCGGAGCGGACCGGCCCCATCCCGGCCAGGGCTACCGGGGCGGTTTTGTCCTCGTGCCCGATCGGAGCGTGAATGCTGTGGTGAGCACCTTCCTCGCCGCCGGGGAGGGGCGGCGCCTGGCCGGCGCCCTGGCCTGGGAGGCGCTGCGCATTGAGGCCGGCCGCCCCCGCTGGGCCCGCGAGGCCGACGCCCGCGCGATCCCGCACGAGCTGGACTGGCTGCGCACGGCCGTGCACCTGACGAAGGGCTGCTATCCGGGCCAGGAGACGATTGCGCGCACCCTCAACCTGGGCCGGCCTCCGCGCCGCCTCACCGTGCTCCAGCTCGACGGACTCGGCGGCGACCTGCCCCAGCCGGGGGCGAGCGTGCGCATGGGGGAGCGGACCGTGGGCGCCGTGACCTCCGTGGCGCGCCACCACGAGCTCGGCCCCATCGCCCTGGCCCTGCTGCGCCGCGCCGTGCCCGCGGGCGAGCAGCTGACCGTCGAGATCACCGAGGTCGATGAGGCCACCGGCGAGACCATCCCCGTCGGCCGGGTCGACGCCGCCCAGGAGGTGCTGGTCTCCCCCGAGGGGCGCGCTCAGGCCAGTCCGGCCGAGCGTCCCGGTGCGGAGCTGCGCAAGGGCCTGCGGCTCTGA
- a CDS encoding DUF2516 family protein produces MSVLYAVSFFLSEAVRWSWLAAQFISLVMGVWALIDSLMRPAEHYAAAGKNTKRFWNLVNAVGTVVVGLLGAASMFGLLGVVASAVYLVDVRPALQALAPVRVRSSIRIPGRASQRRPGRDGRGRSAGR; encoded by the coding sequence GTGAGCGTCCTTTATGCTGTGTCATTCTTTCTCTCCGAGGCGGTCAGGTGGAGCTGGTTGGCCGCCCAGTTCATCTCCCTCGTTATGGGGGTCTGGGCGCTGATCGACTCCCTGATGCGGCCCGCGGAGCACTACGCGGCGGCCGGTAAGAACACCAAGCGATTCTGGAACCTGGTCAACGCGGTGGGCACAGTGGTGGTCGGCCTGCTCGGGGCCGCCTCGATGTTCGGCCTGCTGGGCGTCGTGGCCAGTGCCGTCTACCTGGTGGACGTGCGCCCCGCCCTGCAGGCGCTGGCACCGGTGCGGGTGCGCTCCTCGATCCGCATTCCGGGGCGGGCCTCCCAGCGCCGGCCGGGGCGCGATGGGCGCGGCAGGAGCGCTGGTCGCTGA
- the dtd gene encoding D-aminoacyl-tRNA deacylase — MRAVIQRVNRAAVRVDGEVVGEITRPGLMVLVGATHDDGPTQVATVARKIADLRLLEDELSVTDAGAPVLVVSQFTLYADTRKGRRPTWNKAAPGEVAEPLVEAVAEDLRGRGLEVATGRFGADMKIDMEADGPVTILIEAE; from the coding sequence ATGCGCGCCGTCATCCAGCGAGTCAACCGCGCGGCGGTCCGGGTCGACGGCGAGGTGGTCGGCGAGATCACCCGCCCCGGCCTCATGGTCCTCGTGGGCGCCACGCACGACGACGGCCCCACCCAGGTGGCCACGGTGGCCCGCAAGATCGCGGACCTGCGACTCCTGGAGGACGAGCTCTCGGTGACCGACGCCGGAGCGCCCGTGCTCGTCGTCTCCCAGTTCACCCTGTACGCCGACACCCGCAAGGGCCGGCGCCCCACCTGGAACAAGGCGGCCCCCGGTGAGGTGGCCGAGCCTCTGGTGGAGGCCGTGGCCGAGGACCTGCGCGGGCGCGGCCTGGAGGTGGCCACCGGCCGCTTCGGCGCCGACATGAAGATCGACATGGAGGCCGACGGCCCGGTGACGATCCTGATCGAGGCCGAATAG
- a CDS encoding DUF3995 domain-containing protein: MTGRSRAVVIAMMLWWAVFGCISVSWALGSPWLVDTVLQGDGLRLAQERPTWFVVVVLVSGLVKLGFVVFGFALLRPDVIRVPRWMRLAFGWVSGAMLIAYGIAGSVPAIPTILSGEPLSHYGWWRLVLWMPHFWVGGILVLAATVAYLRWSRPVAIDPAVHAGPAGR, encoded by the coding sequence ATGACGGGACGCTCACGGGCGGTGGTCATCGCCATGATGCTGTGGTGGGCCGTCTTCGGCTGCATCAGCGTCTCCTGGGCGCTGGGCTCCCCGTGGCTGGTCGACACGGTCCTTCAGGGCGACGGGCTGAGGCTCGCCCAGGAGCGGCCCACCTGGTTCGTCGTGGTCGTCCTCGTCTCCGGGCTGGTGAAGTTGGGGTTCGTCGTCTTCGGCTTCGCGCTCCTGCGCCCGGATGTCATCAGGGTGCCGCGCTGGATGCGCCTGGCCTTCGGCTGGGTCTCGGGAGCCATGCTCATCGCCTACGGGATTGCCGGCTCGGTGCCGGCGATCCCGACGATCTTGTCGGGGGAGCCGCTCTCCCACTATGGATGGTGGCGGCTGGTTCTGTGGATGCCTCACTTCTGGGTGGGCGGGATCCTGGTGCTGGCCGCGACGGTCGCCTACCTGCGCTGGAGCCGGCCCGTGGCGATCGATCCCGCCGTGCATGCGGGCCCTGCTGGACGCTGA
- a CDS encoding DUF559 domain-containing protein: MDDNVLTRIGDALGAVAQADLHLNRTGRRRLQALVDAGELKRYPHGIVALPGTDRRILIARLHRGLITYEHAAAYYGLPLPSPPRSVHVLTPQGRRLPPLWGEHRHETRGRSVLRLEDFPVVSLARCIADLLCCAEEWTALVAADAALHRGRTTRQQVSAYLRGPRCVLGRNRLKRTSNRARSPLETLARVQLQDAGIDVSDGMVISDVGEVDLVVAGWLVIELDGYDFHSDRWSFHHDRERDRELVRQGYTPIRFTANNVRSGRIVTDVQRILSTHP, encoded by the coding sequence ATGGACGACAATGTGCTGACCCGCATCGGCGACGCGCTTGGCGCCGTTGCACAGGCTGATCTACATCTGAACCGTACCGGGCGCCGCCGCCTCCAGGCCCTGGTAGACGCGGGCGAGCTCAAACGGTACCCGCACGGAATCGTAGCGCTGCCCGGCACCGACCGACGCATCCTCATCGCCCGCCTCCACCGAGGTCTTATCACCTACGAGCATGCAGCCGCCTACTACGGCCTTCCGCTCCCTTCTCCACCGCGCAGTGTCCATGTTCTGACTCCGCAAGGACGTCGATTACCTCCGTTATGGGGTGAGCACAGACACGAGACTCGTGGGCGTTCCGTCCTTCGGCTGGAAGACTTCCCGGTTGTCTCCCTCGCCCGCTGCATCGCCGATCTACTGTGCTGCGCAGAAGAGTGGACGGCTCTGGTCGCCGCCGACGCAGCCCTGCATCGGGGCAGAACGACTCGCCAGCAGGTATCCGCATATCTGCGCGGTCCTCGCTGTGTTCTTGGCCGGAATCGCCTGAAGCGCACCAGCAATCGCGCTCGCAGCCCACTGGAGACCCTGGCCAGAGTTCAGCTGCAGGACGCTGGAATAGATGTTTCCGACGGCATGGTCATCTCAGACGTTGGAGAAGTGGATCTGGTGGTGGCCGGGTGGCTTGTCATCGAGCTGGACGGCTACGATTTCCATTCCGACCGTTGGTCCTTCCACCACGACCGGGAACGCGATCGCGAACTGGTCCGGCAGGGTTATACACCCATCCGCTTCACGGCCAACAATGTGCGTTCAGGGAGGATCGTCACCGATGTCCAACGGATTCTCTCCACCCACCCATAG
- a CDS encoding threonine ammonia-lyase has protein sequence MTVTDTLPQAPADTQSGLDFDAVLRTYEAVSRVLPETPAWSYPLLNAEAGVEVTVKHENVQPTGAFKVRGGVALMAALSPEERRRGVVTASTGNHAQSLAWAGARSEVPVTVVVPVGAPTRKVAAVRALGARVVVEGETMCESLAHAEALALREGMRMVSPGDEPAIVLGHATVYLELFRRHPGLEAVYAPVGSGSGAAGACLVRDALAPGCRIIGVQSSAAPAAHRAWTSGEPATVHSRTRVAGLAVGASFTLTQSVLGRSLNDFILVDDEAIQSAVGLMATHAHTLAEGAGAASLAGLMADPTRQGPCAIVCTGGNADDHELAGISAGSVVGTDQTLNC, from the coding sequence ATGACCGTCACCGACACCCTGCCCCAGGCTCCCGCCGACACCCAGTCCGGCCTCGACTTCGACGCCGTCCTGCGCACCTACGAGGCCGTCTCGCGGGTCCTGCCCGAGACTCCCGCCTGGTCCTACCCGCTGCTCAACGCCGAGGCCGGGGTGGAGGTCACGGTCAAGCACGAGAACGTCCAGCCCACCGGCGCCTTCAAGGTCCGCGGCGGGGTGGCGCTCATGGCGGCGCTCAGCCCCGAGGAGCGGCGCCGCGGCGTCGTGACCGCCTCCACCGGCAACCACGCCCAGTCCCTGGCCTGGGCCGGTGCCCGCAGCGAGGTCCCCGTGACCGTCGTCGTCCCGGTGGGCGCGCCGACCCGCAAGGTGGCCGCGGTGCGCGCGCTGGGGGCTCGGGTCGTCGTGGAGGGAGAGACGATGTGCGAGTCGCTGGCGCACGCCGAGGCCCTCGCCCTGCGTGAGGGGATGCGCATGGTTTCCCCCGGGGACGAGCCGGCCATCGTGCTCGGGCACGCCACCGTCTACCTCGAGCTCTTCCGCCGCCACCCGGGCCTGGAGGCCGTCTACGCGCCGGTCGGCTCAGGCTCCGGGGCGGCAGGCGCCTGCCTCGTGCGCGACGCCCTGGCACCCGGGTGCCGGATCATCGGCGTCCAGTCCAGCGCCGCGCCGGCCGCGCACCGCGCCTGGACCTCCGGGGAGCCGGCCACCGTCCACAGCCGCACGCGCGTGGCGGGGCTGGCCGTCGGGGCGAGCTTCACCCTCACCCAGTCGGTGCTGGGCCGCAGCCTCAACGACTTCATCCTGGTCGACGACGAGGCGATCCAAAGCGCCGTCGGCCTCATGGCCACCCACGCCCACACCCTGGCCGAGGGCGCCGGGGCTGCAAGCCTGGCTGGGCTCATGGCCGACCCCACCCGCCAGGGACCCTGCGCGATCGTCTGCACCGGCGGCAACGCCGACGACCACGAGCTCGCCGGCATCTCCGCCGGTTCCGTCGTCGGCACCGACCAGACCCTCAACTGCTGA
- a CDS encoding LysR family transcriptional regulator codes for MIDVQQLRALVELSRLGTVSAAAESLGFSQSTVSHQLAALSRATGAVLLTRAGRGVRLTEEGRALAVRGQEVLDLLDRTEREVVSMACAEAGRVRLAAFPSAVASLVPGVLDVVGRQYPGLEVELVDAEPPEALDALRRGRVDAALSFSYVDDDAGEGLQAEHLLDDVLYLVTHPGGITRIADGAQCRWVTGCARCREELLAVGRANGFTPETAYASDDYVAVQALVAAGVGAALLPGMALSAYRHEGVQVRPLAREQRRVEVVTRAEQPRPLAIDVLVEACQAAARRTSLRRPAVRTGRSAASR; via the coding sequence GTGATCGATGTGCAGCAGCTGAGGGCCCTCGTGGAGCTCTCCCGCCTCGGCACCGTCTCGGCCGCCGCCGAGTCCCTGGGCTTCAGCCAGTCCACCGTCTCCCACCAGCTCGCCGCCCTGTCGCGCGCAACCGGCGCGGTCCTGCTGACGCGGGCTGGACGCGGCGTGCGGCTCACCGAGGAGGGCCGGGCGCTGGCGGTGCGGGGTCAGGAGGTCCTCGACCTGCTGGATCGCACCGAGCGCGAGGTCGTCTCCATGGCCTGCGCGGAGGCTGGGCGCGTGCGCCTGGCCGCCTTCCCCTCCGCGGTGGCCTCCCTGGTGCCGGGGGTGCTCGACGTCGTCGGCCGGCAGTACCCGGGCCTGGAGGTCGAGCTCGTCGACGCCGAGCCGCCCGAGGCCCTCGACGCGCTGCGGCGCGGGCGGGTGGACGCGGCCCTGTCCTTCTCCTACGTCGACGACGACGCCGGCGAGGGCCTTCAGGCCGAGCACCTGCTCGACGACGTCCTCTACCTCGTCACCCATCCCGGCGGCATCACGCGCATCGCCGACGGCGCCCAGTGCCGGTGGGTGACCGGCTGCGCGCGCTGCCGCGAGGAGCTCCTCGCCGTGGGGCGGGCCAATGGGTTCACGCCCGAGACCGCCTACGCCTCCGACGACTACGTGGCCGTGCAGGCGCTCGTCGCCGCCGGGGTGGGGGCGGCCCTGCTGCCCGGGATGGCGCTGAGCGCCTACCGGCACGAGGGGGTCCAGGTGCGGCCCCTGGCCCGCGAGCAGCGGCGCGTCGAGGTGGTCACGCGCGCCGAGCAGCCCCGCCCGCTGGCCATCGACGTCCTGGTGGAGGCCTGCCAGGCGGCGGCCCGCCGCACGAGCCTGCGCCGCCCTGCGGTCAGGACCGGTAGGAGTGCTGCCTCACGGTGA
- a CDS encoding ribokinase — translation MGAGVRAVLGDVSGEVAVFGSLNADLTVRTERFPKPGETISGEDLVILPGGKSANQAVQAGLLGAHVRMIGAVGADGHGDLLIDSLQRAGVDTSAVQREDVATGTAIITVDYAGDNTIVVSPGANGRVNVSTAQQHQGVIGEARVLGLCMEVSPEAVEAAARIAHDAGTRVVFNNSPFHPVLSAGLLEAIDVLVVNEHELANMLKPGTSDVAAEPEGDRADDATDWGDCARRLAAMGIPSAVVTLGGRGSMVIEGEEITPVDPFPADVVDTTGAGDSFLGTLLAALAAGAGLKEAAGAASAVSAFATTSVGAQASYGDIAAVEQHFG, via the coding sequence ATGGGAGCTGGTGTGCGAGCTGTCCTGGGTGACGTATCCGGCGAGGTCGCCGTCTTCGGGTCCCTCAATGCCGACCTGACGGTCCGAACGGAGCGCTTTCCCAAGCCCGGTGAGACGATCAGCGGGGAGGACCTGGTGATCCTGCCGGGAGGCAAGTCGGCGAACCAGGCGGTTCAGGCCGGTCTTCTCGGCGCTCACGTGAGGATGATCGGGGCAGTCGGGGCAGATGGTCACGGCGACCTGCTCATCGATTCCCTCCAGCGCGCCGGTGTGGACACCTCCGCGGTTCAGCGCGAGGACGTGGCCACCGGCACCGCGATCATCACCGTGGACTATGCGGGGGACAACACCATCGTGGTGTCTCCCGGTGCGAACGGGAGGGTGAACGTCTCGACCGCGCAGCAGCACCAGGGCGTCATCGGCGAGGCCCGTGTGCTGGGGCTGTGCATGGAGGTCAGCCCTGAGGCAGTGGAGGCCGCGGCCCGTATCGCCCACGACGCCGGTACCCGCGTGGTCTTCAACAACTCTCCGTTCCACCCGGTCCTGTCCGCCGGGCTCCTGGAGGCGATCGATGTCTTGGTCGTCAACGAGCATGAGCTCGCCAACATGTTGAAGCCGGGTACGAGCGACGTTGCGGCCGAGCCGGAGGGTGACCGGGCCGACGACGCCACGGACTGGGGCGATTGCGCGAGGCGGTTGGCCGCGATGGGGATTCCCTCCGCGGTGGTGACTCTGGGGGGCCGCGGGTCGATGGTGATCGAGGGGGAGGAGATCACCCCGGTCGATCCTTTCCCGGCTGATGTCGTGGACACTACCGGTGCTGGTGACTCCTTCCTGGGCACGCTGCTGGCGGCGCTCGCCGCAGGGGCGGGACTCAAGGAGGCGGCAGGTGCGGCCTCGGCCGTCTCCGCCTTCGCGACGACCTCGGTGGGGGCGCAGGCCTCCTACGGGGACATTGCCGCAGTCGAGCAGCACTTCGGATAA